One segment of Streptomyces sp. NBC_01463 DNA contains the following:
- a CDS encoding MFS transporter produces MTGSQATPRQAAESPKKGRGSGIALLVICSCQLMVVLDITIVNIALPHIQTSLGFSTENLSWVINAYTLTFGGLLLLGGRLGDILGRRRVFMFGVALFVLASLLGGLSQESWQLLAARSLQGVGGAIASPTALSLITTTFREGPERNRAFGVFAAVSAGGSAIGLLAGGVLVEWLDWRWIFFVNVPIGLLIVLATRRYIRESERHPGHFDVVGALTATLGMVSLVYGFIRASEEGWSDSLTLVAFAAAVVLLGSFIMIESRSRQPITPLWMFRDRNRSGTYAMMLCLAAAMFGMFFFLTLFVQNILGFSPLRTGLAFLPVSVIIAIGAGITSQLLPKLGPKPFMVTGSLLAAAGLAWLTQTDVHSSYLGSILGPVLVFGLGMGLQFVSLTLMAVSGVQPKEAGAASGILNTTQQVGGSLGLSILVTVFGTASRNEATSQAPKFLADATPAQLAEFRRTGQLPGQWGDQVLTSGVSSAFVVAAAFAVVAALVALIVIQVRPSDLERLRGGAAMPGAGAADTPAEGAAAADVPDPAPRRPGPDGMDRPGPDR; encoded by the coding sequence ATGACGGGCTCCCAGGCGACACCCCGGCAGGCTGCCGAATCCCCGAAGAAGGGACGCGGCAGCGGGATCGCGCTTCTCGTCATCTGCTCGTGCCAGCTGATGGTGGTCCTCGACATCACCATCGTGAACATCGCGCTCCCGCACATCCAGACCTCGCTGGGCTTCTCGACCGAGAACCTGTCCTGGGTGATCAACGCCTACACGCTGACGTTCGGCGGGCTGCTCCTGCTCGGCGGCCGGCTGGGGGACATCCTCGGCCGCCGCCGCGTCTTCATGTTCGGTGTCGCCCTCTTCGTGCTCGCCTCGTTGCTCGGCGGGCTCTCCCAGGAATCGTGGCAACTGCTCGCCGCGCGGTCCCTCCAGGGAGTCGGCGGCGCGATCGCCTCGCCCACCGCCCTGTCGCTCATCACCACGACCTTCCGTGAAGGCCCCGAACGCAACAGGGCGTTCGGGGTGTTCGCGGCCGTGTCGGCAGGCGGCAGCGCCATCGGTCTGCTGGCGGGCGGCGTGCTGGTGGAGTGGCTCGACTGGCGGTGGATCTTCTTCGTCAACGTGCCCATCGGCCTGCTGATCGTGCTCGCCACCCGGCGCTACATCCGGGAGTCGGAACGGCATCCCGGACACTTCGACGTCGTCGGTGCCCTGACGGCGACCCTGGGCATGGTGTCCCTCGTCTACGGCTTCATCCGGGCCTCCGAGGAGGGCTGGAGCGACTCGCTGACCCTCGTCGCCTTCGCCGCGGCCGTGGTGCTGCTCGGCTCGTTCATCATGATCGAGAGCCGGTCCCGGCAGCCCATCACACCCCTGTGGATGTTCCGCGACCGCAACCGCTCCGGCACGTACGCGATGATGCTCTGCCTCGCCGCCGCGATGTTCGGGATGTTCTTCTTCCTGACGCTGTTCGTGCAGAACATCCTCGGCTTCAGCCCGCTCAGGACGGGTCTCGCCTTCCTGCCGGTCAGCGTCATCATCGCGATCGGCGCCGGTATCACCTCACAGCTGCTGCCCAAGCTGGGACCCAAGCCCTTCATGGTGACGGGTTCGCTCCTGGCGGCCGCGGGTCTGGCGTGGCTGACGCAGACCGATGTGCACAGCTCGTACCTGGGCAGCATCCTGGGACCGGTGCTGGTCTTCGGCCTCGGCATGGGGCTGCAGTTCGTGTCGCTGACGCTGATGGCCGTCTCGGGCGTGCAGCCGAAGGAGGCCGGCGCGGCGTCCGGCATCCTCAACACGACGCAACAGGTGGGCGGCTCGCTCGGTCTGTCCATCCTGGTCACCGTCTTCGGCACGGCCAGCCGCAACGAGGCCACCAGCCAGGCGCCGAAGTTCCTCGCCGACGCGACCCCGGCCCAGCTGGCGGAGTTCCGCAGGACCGGACAGCTTCCCGGGCAGTGGGGCGATCAGGTCCTGACGTCCGGCGTCTCCAGTGCGTTCGTCGTCGCCGCGGCCTTCGCCGTCGTCGCCGCCCTGGTCGCCCTGATCGTCATCCAGGTGCGCCCCTCTGACCTGGAACGCCTGCGCGGGGGCGCTGCGATGCCCGGGGCGGGTGCGGCGGACACGCCGGCGGAAGGGGCGGCCGCCGCCGATGTGCCGGACCCGGCGCCGCGGCGGCCCGGTCCGGACGGGATGGACCGTCCCGGCCCCGACCGGTAG
- a CDS encoding ABC transporter ATP-binding protein, whose product MTAQELLQVRDLGVEFTAPDGSALRAVRGVSFTLNRGETLAVVGESGSGKSTTALALNRMLPGTGRITTGTVHLDGRDLAAATGQELRAVRGARIGMIFQDPMTALNPVLTAGRHIEEVLRAHGDRDRAARRARAVELLARVGIPEPHRRADDHPHQFSGGQRQRILIAMALAGEPDILLADEPTTALDATVQDQILTLLADLNRETGTALVLITHNMGVVARACERVLVMYGGTVVEDGPTAEVLSRPRHPYTAGLLAAVPRLSTPSGTRLTGIPGSPPDLTLLGDGCAFADRCTLVEDRCRTAAPPLTRTADGVHVACLPAAARTEPLPAPAPPARIDRPAPGPVVLEAEGLRKTYRRRGVRRHAVPALDGVSLSLSAGETLGIVGESGSGKSTLARVLAHAHTADEGSIRLNGEDVTRPSRRALHAVRRQVQMVFQDPYASLNPRMTVGEIVAEPLIAFGLGDRDEREARVAELLRRAGLDPAVADRHPRSFSGGQRQRIGIARALAPEPSVLICDEPVSALDVSVQAQIVGLLTDLQRDLGLALVFIAHDLAVVRQVSHRIAVMHRGRIVETGSADEVCENPRDPYTRALLAAAPEPVPPAARAAVAQKTEALA is encoded by the coding sequence ATGACCGCCCAGGAGCTGCTGCAGGTCCGTGACCTCGGCGTCGAGTTCACCGCACCCGACGGTTCGGCGCTGCGCGCCGTCCGCGGTGTGTCGTTCACCCTGAACCGGGGCGAGACCCTGGCCGTCGTCGGCGAGTCCGGCTCCGGCAAGTCCACCACCGCGCTCGCCCTGAACCGGATGCTGCCCGGCACCGGCCGCATCACCACCGGCACGGTCCACCTGGACGGCCGGGACCTGGCCGCCGCCACCGGACAGGAACTGCGCGCGGTGCGCGGCGCCCGCATCGGCATGATCTTCCAGGACCCGATGACGGCCCTGAACCCGGTCCTGACGGCCGGCCGCCACATCGAGGAGGTGCTCCGCGCACACGGCGACCGCGACAGGGCCGCCCGCAGGGCCCGCGCCGTCGAACTCCTGGCCCGCGTCGGCATCCCCGAGCCGCACCGGCGCGCCGACGACCACCCGCACCAGTTCTCCGGCGGCCAGCGCCAGCGCATCCTCATCGCCATGGCCCTGGCCGGCGAACCCGACATCCTGCTCGCCGACGAACCGACCACCGCGCTGGACGCCACCGTCCAGGACCAGATCCTCACCCTGCTCGCCGACCTCAACCGGGAGACCGGCACCGCCCTGGTCCTCATCACCCACAACATGGGTGTCGTCGCCCGCGCCTGCGAACGCGTCCTGGTCATGTACGGCGGCACGGTCGTCGAGGACGGGCCCACCGCCGAGGTGCTGAGCCGCCCCCGCCACCCCTACACCGCGGGGCTCCTCGCCGCAGTGCCCCGCCTCTCCACCCCGTCCGGCACCCGGCTCACCGGCATCCCCGGCAGCCCGCCCGACCTCACCCTGCTCGGGGACGGCTGCGCCTTCGCCGACCGCTGCACGCTGGTCGAGGACCGCTGCCGCACCGCCGCACCACCGCTCACCCGCACGGCGGACGGGGTGCACGTCGCCTGCCTGCCCGCCGCCGCGCGGACCGAACCGCTGCCCGCCCCGGCCCCGCCGGCCCGCATCGACCGCCCGGCCCCCGGGCCCGTCGTCCTGGAGGCGGAGGGGCTGCGCAAGACCTACCGGCGGCGCGGTGTCCGGCGGCACGCGGTCCCCGCGCTCGACGGGGTGTCGCTGAGCCTGTCGGCGGGGGAGACCCTCGGCATCGTCGGTGAGTCCGGCTCCGGGAAGTCGACCCTGGCCCGGGTGCTGGCGCACGCCCACACCGCGGACGAGGGCAGCATCCGGCTGAACGGCGAGGACGTCACCCGGCCCTCGCGGCGCGCCCTGCACGCGGTGCGCCGCCAGGTCCAGATGGTGTTCCAGGACCCGTACGCCTCGCTCAACCCCCGGATGACGGTCGGCGAGATCGTCGCCGAACCGCTGATCGCCTTCGGCCTGGGCGACCGGGACGAACGCGAGGCACGGGTGGCCGAACTGCTGCGCCGGGCCGGCCTCGACCCGGCGGTCGCCGACCGGCATCCGCGCTCCTTCTCCGGCGGCCAGCGCCAGCGCATCGGCATCGCACGGGCACTGGCCCCCGAACCCTCCGTCCTCATCTGCGACGAACCCGTCTCCGCGCTCGACGTGTCGGTCCAGGCACAGATCGTCGGCCTGCTCACCGACCTCCAGCGCGACCTCGGGCTCGCGCTGGTCTTCATCGCCCACGACCTCGCCGTCGTCCGGCAGGTGAGCCACCGCATCGCGGTCATGCACCGGGGCCGGATCGTGGAGACCGGCAGCGCCGACGAGGTCTGCGAGAACCCCCGCGACCCGTACACCCGAGCCCTGCTGGCGGCGGCCCCGGAACCCGTACCCCCGGCCGCCCGTGCCGCGGTGGCACAGAAGACGGAAGCGCTCGCGTGA
- a CDS encoding ABC transporter permease, which produces MRSYVIRRLPSALLVLLAASFLIFTILRLVPGDPATTLAGPDADAATVAAIRDRLGLDAPLLSQYAHWIGSLLTGDLGPSYAIGGQTADLIGDGLGATTELTLAALLFVIVLGTAFGVLGATSRSRWIRTAVRVTTTAALAVPPFVSGVLLVLLFAVILGVLPPGGRVAFLTAPDLAAQYLVLPALCLALPSAAVLGRYLKDGIERGLAEDYIRTATAAGVAPRRLLWRHALPNALPPVVTLLGMQVGHLLGGAVLVEAIFAWPGLGQLAEQGLQRRDYPVVQDLLLLLVAVFVLVQLLTDLVYAWLDPRIRWE; this is translated from the coding sequence ATGCGCAGCTACGTGATCCGCCGGCTGCCGTCGGCCCTCCTCGTCCTGCTCGCCGCCTCCTTCCTGATCTTCACCATCCTGCGGCTCGTCCCGGGGGACCCGGCCACCACCCTCGCCGGTCCCGACGCGGACGCGGCGACCGTCGCCGCCATCCGCGACCGGCTCGGCCTCGACGCACCCCTGCTCTCCCAGTACGCCCACTGGATCGGCTCGCTGCTCACGGGCGACCTCGGACCCTCGTACGCGATCGGCGGCCAGACCGCCGACCTGATCGGGGACGGCCTCGGCGCCACCACCGAACTCACCCTGGCCGCCCTCCTGTTCGTGATCGTCCTCGGTACGGCCTTCGGCGTGCTCGGGGCCACCTCCCGCAGCCGCTGGATCCGGACCGCGGTCCGGGTGACCACGACCGCCGCACTCGCCGTGCCGCCCTTCGTCAGCGGGGTCCTGCTCGTGCTGCTGTTCGCGGTGATCCTCGGAGTGCTGCCGCCGGGCGGCCGGGTCGCCTTCCTGACCGCGCCCGACCTCGCCGCGCAGTACCTGGTGCTCCCCGCGCTCTGCCTGGCCCTGCCCAGCGCCGCCGTCCTCGGCCGCTACCTCAAGGACGGCATCGAACGGGGCCTGGCCGAGGACTACATCCGCACCGCGACCGCCGCCGGAGTCGCCCCTCGCCGGCTGCTGTGGCGCCACGCCCTGCCGAACGCCCTCCCGCCCGTCGTCACCCTGCTCGGCATGCAGGTGGGCCATCTGCTCGGCGGAGCCGTACTCGTCGAGGCCATCTTCGCCTGGCCGGGACTCGGCCAGCTCGCCGAACAGGGCCTCCAGCGCCGGGACTACCCGGTCGTCCAGGACCTGCTGCTGCTCCTGGTCGCCGTCTTCGTCCTCGTCCAGCTGCTCACCGACCTCGTGTACGCCTGGCTCGACCCCCGGATCAGGTGGGAGTAA
- a CDS encoding ABC transporter permease: protein MTSTTDLLAAGPPPPASGPRGRTRGRHPYRSALSTARARTGLVLVGAVILAGLLAPLIAGHGPTDQSGQSLAALGTPGHPLGTDDLGRDLLSRVLHGIRADLGIIAVAVPLGAVLGCLFALVAAAHPVADTVVQRVFDLLLAFPGLILALAVTAILGPGRLPVVLVIALAEIPAFGRLLRGGILVQREREYVTAARVGGSSGRRVLVRHILPNAADPLIVQIAVSLTVAVFIEGAMSFLGVGVRPPEPTLGAVLSQSMPYLAQAPNFAAGPLITVTALVLGLWLIAEALNREIRR from the coding sequence ATGACCTCGACGACCGACCTCCTCGCCGCCGGCCCGCCCCCGCCGGCCTCCGGGCCACGCGGCCGGACCCGCGGCCGCCACCCCTACCGCAGCGCCCTGTCCACCGCCCGCGCCCGCACCGGCCTCGTCCTCGTCGGCGCCGTGATCCTCGCCGGGCTGCTCGCACCGCTCATCGCCGGACACGGCCCCACCGACCAGAGCGGCCAGAGCCTCGCCGCCCTCGGCACCCCGGGCCATCCGCTGGGCACGGACGACCTCGGCCGGGACCTGCTCAGCCGCGTCCTCCACGGAATCCGAGCCGACCTCGGCATCATCGCGGTCGCCGTGCCCCTCGGCGCCGTACTGGGCTGCCTGTTCGCCCTCGTCGCCGCCGCCCACCCGGTGGCCGACACCGTCGTCCAGCGCGTCTTCGACCTCCTGCTCGCCTTCCCCGGCCTGATCCTGGCGCTCGCCGTCACCGCGATCCTCGGCCCCGGACGCCTCCCCGTCGTGCTCGTCATCGCCCTCGCCGAGATCCCCGCGTTCGGACGGCTGCTGCGCGGCGGAATCCTCGTCCAGCGGGAGCGGGAGTACGTCACCGCCGCCCGGGTCGGCGGCAGTTCGGGCCGCCGGGTGCTCGTCCGGCACATCCTGCCCAACGCGGCCGACCCGCTCATCGTGCAGATCGCCGTCTCCCTGACCGTGGCCGTCTTCATCGAGGGCGCGATGAGCTTCCTCGGCGTCGGCGTACGCCCGCCGGAACCCACCCTCGGGGCCGTGCTCAGCCAGTCCATGCCCTACCTCGCCCAGGCCCCCAACTTCGCCGCGGGCCCCCTGATCACCGTGACCGCGCTCGTCCTCGGACTCTGGCTCATCGCCGAGGCGCTCAACCGGGAGATACGCCGATGA
- a CDS encoding arylsulfatase, translating into MTTSTRRDPYEGFPGRIGRTFAESEPAWPASRTPGGRAPNIVVVLVDDMGYSDIAPFGSEIATPTLTALAEDGVLLSNYHTMPLCSPARAALLTGLNPHRVGYAMVANSDPGFPGYGMEIADDIPTLAELLHDSGYATYAVGKWHLVRDSASNAADDRENWPLRKGFDQYYGVLEGLTSLFHPHQLVRDNSPLDIDEFADDYYYTDDITDQAISMVKSLRAHDPDKPFFLYLAHNAVHGPLQAKAEDIDRHRGRYDEGWDVLRERRFAAQLATGLLPPGTGLPDRNSEAGLDVPAWASLTKEQQKLYARYMEVYAALVDNIDQNLGRLTETLDALGELDNTIIVFTSDNGGTGEGGAEGTRSYFSRFVHHPALPGDWTPDVDRDPELIGGPRSLVHYPRGWGMASNTPFRLYKGHTYAGGVRVPFVLSWPKGAREGQLAPGLRTQYQYVTDIAPTLLRLAGLERPAARRGVTLQEPDGVGFAPVLADADHASTHPEQYCEMTGNRSYYRDGHKLVTLHRPGTPYDDSEWALYDIRTDPTEIHDLAAERPALVKELAAAWEDAALRNGVFPLPDLSGALARRNPAEQRLARPLTLLPGTPELERYRSSRLVALRSFEIAVAIDETGEGVLVSHGDQGGGYVLYVEEGRLRLAYNEYGVLHETDAGPLAPGGHAVVLAATAEQGLRWSFTLSVDDEVRATPRSVHQLIGMAPFQGISIGIDRKSPVSWPLFERHRSFRYGGRLRSVTYRPGPPGPDSPEAVAAALREAAAAFE; encoded by the coding sequence ATGACCACGAGCACCCGCCGCGACCCGTACGAAGGCTTCCCGGGCCGGATCGGCCGTACCTTCGCCGAGTCCGAACCGGCCTGGCCCGCATCCCGCACCCCGGGCGGCCGGGCCCCCAACATCGTCGTCGTCCTCGTCGACGACATGGGCTACAGCGACATCGCCCCGTTCGGCTCCGAGATCGCCACCCCCACGCTCACCGCCCTGGCCGAGGACGGCGTACTCCTCAGCAACTACCACACCATGCCGCTGTGTTCACCGGCCCGGGCCGCCCTCCTCACCGGCCTCAACCCGCACCGCGTCGGCTACGCCATGGTCGCCAACTCCGACCCCGGCTTCCCCGGCTACGGCATGGAGATCGCCGACGACATCCCCACCCTCGCCGAACTCCTCCACGACTCCGGCTACGCCACCTACGCCGTCGGCAAATGGCACCTGGTCCGCGACTCGGCGTCCAACGCGGCCGACGACCGGGAGAACTGGCCCCTGCGCAAGGGCTTCGACCAGTACTACGGCGTCCTGGAGGGCCTCACCAGCCTCTTCCACCCGCACCAGCTCGTCCGCGACAACAGCCCGCTGGACATCGACGAGTTCGCGGACGACTACTACTACACCGACGACATCACCGACCAGGCGATCTCCATGGTGAAGTCGCTGCGCGCCCACGACCCCGACAAGCCGTTCTTCCTCTACCTGGCGCACAACGCCGTCCACGGCCCCCTCCAGGCCAAGGCCGAGGACATCGACCGCCACCGGGGGCGCTACGACGAGGGCTGGGACGTACTGCGCGAACGCCGCTTCGCCGCCCAGCTCGCCACCGGTCTCCTCCCGCCGGGCACCGGACTGCCCGACCGCAACAGCGAGGCCGGACTCGACGTGCCCGCGTGGGCGAGCCTCACGAAGGAGCAGCAGAAGCTCTACGCCCGCTACATGGAGGTGTACGCGGCGCTCGTCGACAACATCGACCAGAACCTGGGCCGCCTCACGGAGACCCTCGACGCCCTCGGTGAACTCGACAACACCATCATCGTCTTCACCTCCGACAACGGCGGTACCGGGGAGGGCGGCGCGGAGGGCACCCGCTCCTACTTCAGCCGCTTCGTCCACCATCCCGCGCTCCCCGGCGACTGGACCCCGGACGTCGACCGCGACCCGGAACTGATCGGCGGCCCGCGCAGTCTGGTGCACTACCCGCGCGGCTGGGGCATGGCCTCCAACACGCCCTTCCGGCTGTACAAGGGACACACCTACGCCGGCGGCGTCCGCGTGCCCTTCGTGCTGTCGTGGCCGAAGGGAGCCCGCGAAGGACAGCTCGCCCCCGGCCTGCGCACCCAGTACCAGTACGTCACCGACATCGCCCCCACCCTGCTGCGGCTCGCCGGACTGGAGCGGCCGGCCGCCCGGCGGGGCGTCACGCTCCAGGAGCCGGACGGCGTCGGTTTCGCCCCCGTGCTCGCCGACGCGGATCACGCCTCCACCCACCCCGAGCAGTACTGCGAGATGACCGGCAATCGCAGCTACTACCGCGACGGCCACAAGCTCGTCACCCTCCACCGGCCCGGCACGCCCTACGACGACTCCGAGTGGGCGCTGTACGACATCAGGACCGATCCGACCGAGATCCACGACCTGGCCGCCGAGCGGCCCGCCCTCGTCAAGGAACTGGCGGCCGCCTGGGAGGACGCCGCCCTGCGCAACGGGGTCTTCCCGCTGCCCGACCTCAGCGGAGCGCTCGCGCGCCGCAACCCGGCCGAACAGCGGCTCGCCCGGCCGCTGACCCTGCTGCCCGGCACACCGGAACTGGAGCGCTACCGCTCCTCCCGGCTGGTCGCGCTGCGCTCCTTCGAGATCGCCGTCGCGATCGACGAGACGGGGGAGGGCGTGCTCGTCTCGCACGGCGACCAGGGCGGCGGCTACGTCCTCTACGTCGAGGAGGGCCGGCTGCGCCTCGCGTACAACGAGTACGGCGTGCTCCACGAGACCGACGCCGGCCCCCTGGCGCCAGGCGGGCACGCGGTCGTGCTCGCGGCCACGGCCGAGCAGGGGCTGCGCTGGAGCTTCACCCTGAGCGTCGACGACGAGGTACGGGCCACTCCCCGTAGCGTGCACCAGCTCATCGGCATGGCCCCGTTCCAGGGCATCAGCATCGGGATCGACCGCAAGTCTCCGGTCTCCTGGCCGCTGTTCGAGCGCCACCGCTCCTTCCGCTACGGGGGCCGACTGCGGTCGGTGACCTACCGCCCAGGTCCGCCGGGGCCCGATTCGCCGGAGGCGGTGGCGGCCGCCCTCCGGGAGGCGGCCGCGGCGTTCGAGTGA
- a CDS encoding MMPL family transporter codes for MPHVQQQRRRPGVAALVCGRRTKWLVVALWLIVFVVAAPLAQKLTDAQDNDATSWLPSSAESTQVLESSKNFRPEVITAIVVYAREDGLTVADRAEIVEDTRQLRALGGHGVRGAQTRGPVYDKKVAPSAAQVFVPITMGEEGWEQIGPAVDDIREIVGKGGDGLAVHVTGPGGVTADSAEAFSGIDSTLLFAALAVVIIMLLITYRSPTLLLLPVIAVVAALFSAQAVIYLLAAHAGLTVNGQSAGILTVLVFGAGTDYALLLVARYREELRRHEDRHEAMARALHRAGPAVLASSGTVVLGMLVLLVAEMNSTRGLGPVAAIGVAVALVAMLTLLPALLVIFGRWVFWPVVPHFGSTEPTEHGVWARMGERLSRRPRTIWIVTALVLAALSLGLTQLRASGLSNADSFTGKPDSITGQEVQDRYFPGGSGDPLVIIADAGRATAVRAAVATTPGVVRGSVGTPPGARPEADGQVILEATMTDPADSDAAKDTVERVRDAVHAVPDADAQVGGSTAALLDMDTATRHDNLLIIPLVLLVVLIILGLLLRAVVAPVLLVATVVLSFAAALGISALAFRYVFDYAGESTDFPLFVFVFLVALGIDYNIFLSTRIREEAVLHGTRTGVVAGLAATGAVITSAGLVLAGTFAALGTLPVVVFAEIGFAVALGVLLDTFVVRSVLVTSLFLDIGARVWWPHRLSREDGTPGPTTKA; via the coding sequence ATGCCGCACGTACAGCAGCAGCGACGACGGCCGGGGGTGGCCGCCCTGGTCTGCGGCCGGCGCACCAAATGGCTGGTCGTGGCGTTGTGGCTGATCGTCTTCGTCGTCGCGGCGCCGCTCGCCCAGAAACTCACCGACGCCCAGGACAACGACGCCACCTCCTGGCTGCCGAGCAGCGCGGAGTCCACCCAGGTCCTGGAGAGTTCGAAGAACTTCCGGCCCGAGGTCATCACCGCCATCGTCGTGTACGCCCGCGAGGACGGGCTGACCGTGGCGGACCGCGCCGAGATCGTCGAGGACACCCGGCAGTTGCGCGCCCTCGGCGGGCACGGCGTGCGGGGCGCGCAGACCCGCGGCCCCGTCTACGACAAGAAGGTCGCGCCCTCGGCGGCGCAGGTCTTCGTACCCATCACGATGGGCGAGGAGGGCTGGGAACAGATCGGCCCCGCGGTCGACGACATCAGGGAGATCGTGGGGAAGGGCGGCGACGGTCTCGCCGTCCACGTGACCGGTCCGGGCGGGGTCACGGCGGACTCCGCGGAGGCGTTCTCCGGAATCGACTCGACGCTCCTGTTCGCCGCCCTGGCCGTGGTGATCATCATGCTCCTGATCACCTACCGGAGCCCCACCCTGCTCCTGCTGCCCGTGATCGCGGTCGTGGCCGCGCTGTTCAGCGCCCAGGCGGTCATCTATCTGCTGGCGGCGCACGCGGGCCTGACCGTGAACGGGCAGAGCGCGGGCATCCTCACGGTGCTGGTGTTCGGTGCCGGCACGGACTACGCCCTGCTGCTCGTGGCCCGCTACCGGGAGGAACTGCGCCGCCACGAGGACCGGCACGAGGCGATGGCCCGGGCGCTGCACCGGGCCGGTCCCGCCGTGCTGGCGAGCAGTGGCACGGTGGTGCTCGGCATGCTGGTGCTGCTGGTCGCGGAGATGAACTCGACCCGGGGGCTCGGGCCGGTGGCCGCGATCGGTGTGGCGGTCGCCCTGGTCGCCATGCTCACCCTGCTGCCCGCCCTGCTGGTGATCTTCGGCCGGTGGGTGTTCTGGCCGGTCGTCCCGCACTTCGGTTCCACCGAGCCGACCGAGCACGGGGTCTGGGCCCGGATGGGCGAGCGGCTCTCGCGCCGCCCCCGCACGATCTGGATCGTCACCGCGCTGGTGCTCGCCGCCCTGTCGCTGGGGCTGACGCAGCTGCGCGCCTCCGGCCTCAGCAACGCGGACTCGTTCACCGGGAAACCGGACTCGATCACCGGCCAGGAGGTCCAGGACCGGTACTTCCCCGGCGGCAGCGGCGACCCGCTGGTGATCATCGCCGACGCCGGCCGCGCCACCGCGGTGCGGGCGGCGGTGGCGACGACCCCGGGGGTGGTGCGCGGTTCGGTCGGCACCCCGCCCGGTGCCCGCCCCGAGGCGGACGGTCAGGTCATCCTCGAAGCGACGATGACGGATCCGGCGGACAGCGACGCGGCCAAGGACACGGTGGAACGGGTCCGCGACGCGGTGCACGCGGTGCCGGACGCCGATGCCCAGGTCGGCGGCAGCACCGCGGCGCTGCTGGACATGGACACCGCGACCAGGCACGACAACCTGCTGATCATCCCCCTGGTCCTCCTGGTGGTGCTGATCATCCTGGGGCTGCTGCTGCGCGCGGTGGTGGCGCCCGTCCTGCTGGTCGCGACCGTGGTGCTCTCGTTCGCCGCCGCCCTCGGTATCAGCGCCCTGGCCTTCCGCTACGTCTTCGACTACGCGGGCGAGTCCACGGACTTCCCGCTGTTCGTCTTCGTGTTCCTGGTGGCTCTCGGCATCGACTACAACATCTTCCTGTCGACGAGGATCCGCGAGGAGGCGGTCCTCCACGGCACCCGGACGGGTGTCGTCGCCGGCCTGGCGGCCACCGGCGCGGTCATCACCTCGGCGGGACTGGTCCTCGCCGGCACCTTCGCGGCGCTCGGCACGCTCCCGGTCGTGGTGTTCGCCGAGATCGGGTTCGCGGTGGCCCTGGGCGTCCTGCTGGACACCTTCGTCGTCCGCTCGGTGCTCGTGACATCGCTCTTCCTCGACATCGGCGCGCGGGTGTGGTGGCCGCACCGGCTGTCCCGTGAGGACGGGACGCCGGGGCCGACGACGAAGGCGTAG